CTGTCTTCAAATCCCACACCTCTTGACAAAGACCTGTCTTCAACACCCTCACCTTCTCACAATGCGTTGTCTTCAATTCCCTCACCTTTGACAAAGacctgtcttcaactccctcacctactgATAAAGTCTTATCTTCAACTCTTTTatctcctgacaaagccttgtcttcaaaaccctcacctcctgacaaagcattgtcttcaactccctcacctcctgactaatccttgtcttcaactccctcaccttctGACAAAGCCTTGCTTTCAACTACCTCACCTGCTGACAAAGCCTAGTCTTCAACACCCTCACCTCCAGataaagccttgtcttcaactccttcacatcctgacaaagacttgtcttcaagtTCCTcaactcctgacaaagccttgtcttcaactcccccacctccaaacaaagacttgcattctaCCCTCTCACCTCGTGACAAAGACatggcttcaactccctcaccaccagacaaagccttgtcttcaactccctcatctCCTGaaaaagacttgtcttcaactgcctcacctcctgacaaagccttgtcttcaactcatTCTCCTCCTGACAAATACATGCCTTCAACATCCTCACCTCGTGACAAAGACGTGTCTTCAACTCCCGCACCTCCTGATAATgcctcgtcttcaactccctcacctcctgacaaagcttTGTCTTCAACTCATTTACCTCCTGACAAAGACATGTCTTGAACTCCCTCACCTCCGCTCAAAGACGTGTCTTcatctccctcacctcctgacaaagccttgtcttcaattcCCTCacatccagacaaagccttgtcgtcaactccctcacctccagaCAAATCCTTGTCTTCAACTCTTTCAccgcctgacaaagccttgtcttcaactccctcacctcctgacaaatgcTTGTCTTCTGCTCCCTCACcttctgacaaagccttgtcttcaactccctcacctccagaCAAATCCTTGTCTTCAACTCTTTCAccgcctgacaaagccttgtcttcaactccctcacctccagaCAAATGCTTGTCTTCTGCTCCCTCACcttctgacaaagccttgtcttcaactccctcacctcctgacaaagccatgtcttcaactccctcacctcctgcaaaATAATtgccttcaactccctcacctcctgacaaagacttgacttcaactccctcaccaccagagaaatccatgtcttcaactccctcacctcatgACAAAGCCGTGTCTTCAATTCCCTCAGCATTGACAAAG
This genomic interval from Heterodontus francisci isolate sHetFra1 chromosome 21, sHetFra1.hap1, whole genome shotgun sequence contains the following:
- the LOC137381118 gene encoding uncharacterized protein PF3D7_1120000-like, yielding MSLSGGEVLKNRLCQEVRELKTRLYEEVRELKTSLCQEVRTLKKRLGQEMWELKTSLCQEVNELKTGGEGVKDKSLPGGVGFEDRALSGVEGVKDKSLPGGEGHEGKALSGSEGVEDKALSGGEGHEGKALSGSEGVEDKALSGGEVVESKALSMLRELKTRLCHEVRELKTWISLVVRELKSSLCQEVRELKAIILQEVRELKTWLCQEVRELKTRLCQKVREQKTSICLEVRELKTRLCQAVKELKTRICLEVRELKTRLCQKVREQKTSICQEVRELKTRLCQAVKELKTRICLEVRELTTRLCLDVRELKTRLCQEVREMKTRL